Proteins encoded within one genomic window of Rubritalea squalenifaciens DSM 18772:
- the recA gene encoding recombinase RecA, with product MAAKDAVKDGPDEKLLAARKKNLDLAITHIQKEFGETAIMRMGDEHRVDVDVIPTGNLLIDRALGVGGFPRGRIVEVYGPESSGKTTLTLTAIAQAQKKGGLAAFIDVEHALDPEYARRLGVNLDDLLVSQPSSGEEALQICEALVRSNAIDVIVLDSVAALVTKQELDGEIGDSTVGAQARLMSAAMRKLTGLISKARTVCIFTNQIREKIGVMFGSPETTPGGRALKFFASVRVDIRRIGQIKATDGTVQGNRTKIKVVKNKVAPPFTEAEFDIMYNEGISSTGSLLDLALEYNLVMKRGSWFSYNGNQLAQGRDAAKEALKADEALYDEIEGLVKEELANRKGK from the coding sequence ATGGCAGCTAAAGACGCAGTGAAAGATGGCCCAGATGAAAAGCTTCTCGCAGCACGCAAGAAGAACCTGGATCTGGCTATTACCCACATCCAGAAGGAATTCGGTGAAACCGCGATCATGCGCATGGGTGATGAGCACCGTGTTGACGTGGATGTGATTCCTACAGGCAACTTGCTGATTGATAGAGCACTCGGGGTCGGCGGTTTCCCGCGAGGCCGAATCGTAGAAGTCTATGGCCCTGAATCTTCAGGTAAGACGACTCTTACGCTGACTGCCATTGCGCAAGCTCAGAAAAAAGGTGGTCTTGCAGCCTTCATTGACGTGGAGCACGCGCTCGATCCTGAGTATGCACGCCGACTTGGTGTAAACTTGGATGACCTTTTGGTTTCCCAGCCATCTTCCGGTGAGGAGGCTCTCCAGATTTGTGAGGCTCTCGTTAGATCCAATGCGATTGATGTGATCGTGCTCGACTCTGTAGCCGCTTTGGTAACCAAGCAGGAACTGGATGGCGAGATTGGTGATTCCACCGTAGGTGCACAGGCTCGCTTGATGAGCGCAGCTATGAGAAAGCTCACCGGTCTGATCTCCAAGGCTCGCACCGTCTGCATCTTCACCAACCAGATTCGTGAGAAGATTGGTGTCATGTTCGGTAGCCCAGAGACGACTCCTGGTGGTCGTGCGCTGAAGTTCTTCGCTTCCGTTCGTGTAGATATCCGCCGTATCGGCCAGATCAAAGCAACTGATGGAACGGTGCAGGGGAACCGCACCAAGATCAAGGTGGTCAAAAACAAGGTGGCACCTCCATTCACTGAGGCTGAATTCGACATCATGTACAATGAGGGTATTTCCTCTACAGGATCACTCTTGGATCTTGCGCTGGAATACAATCTCGTGATGAAGCGCGGTAGTTGGTTTAGTTATAACGGAAACCAGCTGGCACAAGGGCGTGATGCAGCCAAGGAGGCGCTCAAGGCTGATGAGGCTCTCTATGATGAAATCGAAGGTCTTGTTAAAGAGGAGCTAGCCAATCGCAAAGGCAAGTAG
- a CDS encoding potassium channel family protein — protein MMDRKRLGKSGGLLVGLLLLILISGVSPGGNGYLLDLLIWVYYLLVFCIGGYLLSASKHWLKVSLCLAIPTFLIGVLSSVVEPSMTLRLVAHSGALLLQALMILVVIKFSLFDETSGEIGRLVAGVCGYLIFALLCANLYGICETVLPGGFHSNDGRPVTEESGTLLYFSLVTLTTLGYGDISPATNLTRTLSALEAVLGSLYLVIFIASLIPRKGGK, from the coding sequence ATGATGGACAGGAAACGGCTTGGGAAATCTGGTGGGCTGTTAGTCGGGCTGTTGCTTCTTATTCTGATTTCTGGGGTTTCTCCCGGAGGGAATGGCTATCTGCTGGATCTACTGATCTGGGTTTATTACCTGCTGGTATTCTGTATTGGCGGCTATCTGCTGTCAGCGAGCAAACATTGGCTGAAAGTATCCCTGTGTCTGGCGATTCCTACTTTCTTGATAGGTGTTCTTAGTTCAGTGGTGGAGCCTAGTATGACACTGCGGCTTGTGGCGCACTCTGGGGCACTGCTCTTGCAGGCTTTGATGATTCTCGTGGTCATCAAGTTTTCTCTCTTCGATGAGACTTCTGGTGAAATAGGTCGGCTGGTGGCAGGCGTCTGCGGCTATCTGATCTTTGCCCTGCTCTGTGCTAACTTATATGGGATCTGTGAGACGGTCTTGCCTGGAGGTTTCCATAGCAATGACGGTAGGCCGGTAACCGAGGAAAGTGGAACGCTGCTCTATTTCAGCTTGGTTACCCTGACGACTCTGGGATACGGAGATATCTCTCCGGCCACCAATTTGACTCGAACGCTATCGGCGCTGGAAGCGGTATTAGGATCACTCTATCTGGTGATCTTCATTGCGTCACTCATTCCACGCAAAGGAGGAAAGTAG
- a CDS encoding S9 family peptidase gives MRFFLTLYLGLMLSAAAEHGFAERINGALSKDYAKQSAAIRNLNLKPYWAEDGSSFIYRKEIKGGQRYIIVDAKTGEQKEAFDHKIMEAFFAAQDKKMELHHMVFGEGYFEFRIKGDRETYQWDGEQVIKVDSPRKKQQEEQERMHHGPVSPDGKWRVDFREHNVVLVELEKGEKVLTSDGKPDHYYAQVKWAPDSSRLAVMKVKAGQRRMVTVVESSPKDQLQPKVHSWRYDKPGDVIDTRAPWVFYVDGRDPLAPDLSLIENQFSLGKVWWRSDSKRISYDYVERGYGKYYVLEADTEARSHRIAVREESDTYIFVGGNSYRYDVNDGEEYIWASERDGRNHLYLIDGKTGAVKNQITKGEWVVFDVERVDEDNRRILFIAGGMEKGKDPYYRKYYWINFDGTGLVELTPGDGTHELFLSPDDQVYIDKYSRYDMAPVYELRNLKTGSLIKEILRVDLEELKATGWQAPIAFTAKDRDGKFDVWGYVLFPKDFDPTKKYPVIENIYAGPHDQHVYKPFTVWRGAITDLAHRGFIMVRIDGKGTGKRCKEFSHFCYKNIVDAGFPDRIKWMKEAAKKYPQMDLERVGIYGGSAGGQNSTGALLFHGDFYKVAVSDCGCHDNRMDKIWWNEQWMDWPIGPHYAEQSNVTNAAKLKGRLLLTVGEMDRNVDPASTYQLASALLKAGKEYELIVVPSGGHGAGEQLYPRCRRVQFFEKWLGAPTPMSH, from the coding sequence ATGCGGTTTTTTCTGACACTCTATCTCGGATTGATGCTCTCTGCCGCAGCCGAACACGGCTTTGCTGAGAGGATTAATGGTGCCTTAAGCAAGGACTATGCAAAACAGTCTGCTGCTATCAGGAATCTTAACCTGAAGCCCTACTGGGCGGAGGACGGTTCTTCTTTTATCTATCGCAAGGAGATAAAGGGGGGACAGCGCTACATCATTGTGGATGCGAAGACAGGAGAGCAGAAGGAGGCTTTCGATCACAAGATCATGGAGGCGTTCTTTGCTGCGCAGGATAAAAAGATGGAGCTGCATCACATGGTGTTTGGGGAGGGGTATTTTGAGTTTCGTATCAAAGGTGATAGAGAGACTTACCAATGGGATGGTGAGCAGGTCATTAAGGTGGACTCCCCCAGGAAAAAGCAGCAGGAGGAGCAGGAGCGCATGCACCATGGGCCAGTTTCTCCAGACGGGAAGTGGCGGGTGGACTTCCGCGAACATAACGTCGTTCTGGTGGAGCTGGAAAAAGGAGAGAAGGTTCTGACCTCAGATGGGAAGCCTGACCATTACTATGCCCAGGTAAAGTGGGCTCCTGACTCCAGCCGCCTTGCGGTGATGAAAGTAAAAGCCGGGCAGAGGAGGATGGTCACGGTGGTAGAGAGTTCTCCCAAAGATCAGCTCCAGCCGAAAGTGCACAGCTGGCGATATGACAAGCCGGGCGATGTGATCGATACCAGAGCGCCTTGGGTCTTTTATGTAGACGGGAGAGACCCGCTGGCACCAGATCTCTCTCTCATTGAGAATCAATTCAGCCTAGGCAAGGTCTGGTGGCGAAGCGACAGCAAGCGTATTTCCTATGACTATGTAGAGCGAGGCTACGGGAAGTACTATGTGCTGGAGGCTGATACTGAGGCTAGGTCTCATCGTATAGCCGTCAGGGAAGAGAGTGATACTTATATTTTTGTAGGCGGGAATAGCTACCGTTATGATGTAAATGACGGGGAAGAATATATCTGGGCATCAGAGCGTGATGGCAGGAACCATCTCTATTTGATCGATGGTAAGACCGGCGCGGTAAAGAACCAGATTACCAAAGGAGAGTGGGTGGTGTTTGATGTAGAGCGTGTGGATGAAGACAACCGCAGAATCCTTTTTATTGCTGGTGGTATGGAGAAAGGAAAGGACCCTTACTATCGCAAATACTACTGGATTAATTTTGATGGCACTGGGCTTGTAGAGCTGACACCTGGAGATGGGACTCATGAACTGTTCCTTTCACCAGATGATCAGGTATACATAGACAAGTACTCCCGCTATGACATGGCTCCAGTCTATGAGCTGAGAAATCTCAAGACGGGGAGCTTGATTAAGGAGATCCTCCGGGTAGATCTAGAAGAGTTGAAAGCCACTGGCTGGCAGGCTCCCATCGCCTTCACGGCGAAGGACCGTGACGGGAAATTTGATGTCTGGGGCTATGTACTGTTTCCCAAGGATTTTGATCCCACGAAGAAATATCCGGTGATTGAGAATATCTATGCGGGCCCCCATGACCAACATGTCTACAAGCCTTTCACCGTCTGGAGAGGTGCGATCACTGACTTGGCTCACCGAGGCTTCATTATGGTGCGCATTGATGGCAAGGGGACTGGAAAGCGTTGCAAGGAATTCTCTCATTTCTGTTATAAAAACATTGTGGATGCTGGCTTTCCGGATCGTATCAAGTGGATGAAAGAGGCGGCGAAAAAGTATCCGCAGATGGACCTGGAGCGAGTGGGTATCTATGGAGGTTCAGCTGGTGGGCAGAATTCGACTGGGGCTTTGCTGTTCCATGGAGACTTCTACAAAGTGGCAGTCTCTGACTGTGGATGCCATGACAACCGTATGGATAAGATCTGGTGGAACGAGCAGTGGATGGATTGGCCGATTGGTCCTCACTATGCAGAGCAGTCCAATGTGACTAACGCTGCCAAGCTTAAAGGTCGTTTATTGCTTACCGTAGGCGAGATGGATCGGAATGTAGATCCGGCAAGTACCTATCAATTGGCTAGCGCGTTGTTGAAGGCGGGTAAGGAGTATGAACTGATTGTTGTGCCTAGTGGTGGTCACGGGGCTGGGGAGCAGCTTTATCCTCGCTGCCGCCGTGTTCAGTTTTTTGAGAAGTGGTTAGGCGCGCCTACTCCCATGAGTCACTAG
- the tatC gene encoding twin-arginine translocase subunit TatC, whose translation MFLLKKAFNLRDKANDGLEKPFLEHLEDLRVMITQIVITLLISTIACYVFKDTLMDVLRHPIEVVWEKSQQDKLPETITPDVWEQAKVVAQNASSLTDAQKELYLQQFDNEELRYYGECAAYYRAALAIPDAEKRPEFIKNLPDTDQKKKDTVLLLLEKGPNATVGAKNNVVYMRSLKPTETFMLSLKLAFFAGIIVSFPFLLYFTLQFILPGLKENEKKALWPAMVIGFGLFLTGVLFCYFWVLPEALDFFYTYSSSMGVENEWRIGDYITFATQFTLIFGLAFELPVVVMTLVKIGLLDYTSMSNTRSYAIVSIVVIAAIITPTGDALTLSMLSVPMILLYEICIWLAFLQRKKEIAEEEEETSHYARENEATPRIAPAAGVVAAGSEDEDEEHLPYRTYEDDYDPAYFDQDPAEQDEDEGEEIDDGVVEGLEEDNDDDAPRAFGHQSDASDLYDPYEIDYNPGASADEEHSEEADSPDEEESSDDEDSDDDPQGDLFNPNNPR comes from the coding sequence ATGTTCCTCCTTAAAAAAGCATTCAATCTTCGCGACAAAGCGAATGACGGTCTCGAGAAACCATTTCTCGAGCACCTGGAAGACCTACGCGTCATGATCACCCAAATCGTGATCACCCTCCTTATCTCGACGATTGCCTGCTACGTCTTCAAGGACACCTTGATGGATGTCTTGCGTCACCCTATCGAGGTGGTCTGGGAGAAATCTCAGCAAGACAAACTTCCGGAGACAATCACTCCAGACGTCTGGGAACAGGCCAAAGTGGTGGCTCAAAATGCCTCCAGCCTGACAGACGCCCAGAAGGAACTTTACCTCCAGCAGTTCGACAATGAAGAGCTGCGCTACTACGGGGAATGCGCTGCCTACTATCGAGCCGCACTCGCTATTCCGGATGCCGAGAAACGACCGGAGTTCATCAAGAATCTCCCCGATACCGACCAGAAGAAAAAAGACACCGTGCTTCTGCTCCTTGAGAAAGGACCTAACGCGACCGTGGGCGCCAAGAACAACGTCGTCTACATGCGCTCTCTGAAACCTACAGAAACCTTCATGCTGTCCCTGAAGCTGGCCTTCTTTGCCGGTATCATCGTCTCCTTCCCATTCCTGCTTTATTTCACCCTGCAATTCATCCTTCCCGGCCTCAAAGAAAATGAAAAGAAAGCACTCTGGCCAGCCATGGTCATCGGCTTTGGCCTTTTCCTGACAGGTGTCCTGTTCTGCTATTTCTGGGTGCTTCCTGAAGCCCTGGACTTCTTCTACACCTACTCATCCTCCATGGGGGTAGAGAACGAATGGCGTATCGGTGACTATATCACATTCGCCACCCAGTTCACTCTGATCTTCGGCCTAGCGTTCGAGCTTCCTGTAGTCGTAATGACTCTCGTCAAGATCGGCCTGCTTGATTACACTTCCATGAGCAACACCCGCAGCTACGCCATTGTTTCTATCGTAGTAATTGCGGCAATCATCACCCCGACAGGAGATGCGCTCACTCTTTCCATGCTATCCGTGCCTATGATCCTCCTCTATGAGATCTGTATCTGGCTGGCCTTCTTACAGCGTAAGAAAGAGATCGCCGAAGAAGAGGAAGAGACATCCCATTACGCTCGCGAAAATGAGGCAACTCCACGCATTGCGCCTGCCGCTGGCGTTGTCGCAGCAGGCTCAGAAGATGAGGATGAAGAGCACCTTCCGTACCGCACCTACGAGGACGACTACGACCCTGCATATTTCGACCAAGATCCTGCCGAGCAAGATGAGGATGAAGGGGAAGAAATCGACGACGGCGTGGTCGAAGGTCTTGAGGAAGACAATGATGATGATGCGCCTAGAGCCTTCGGTCATCAGTCAGATGCCTCTGACCTCTATGATCCCTACGAGATCGATTACAATCCTGGAGCCAGTGCTGACGAAGAGCATTCTGAAGAGGCTGACAGCCCTGATGAAGAGGAAAGCTCTGACGATGAAGATAGTGACGATGACCCACAAGGAGATCTTTTCAACCCGAACAATCCACGCTAA
- a CDS encoding efflux RND transporter permease subunit: protein MFSAFFIRRPVFAAVISIVIVVLGAISLVSMPVSRYPELAPPTIQISAVYPGADAQTVADAVAATIEKEVNGVEGMLYMSSVSANDGSMNLTVTFEPGTDLDIANVLVQNRVTKAEPRLPNEVQRTGVTVRKRSTDTVMFIGLTSPNGTYDAAFLSNYANLNVRDELLRVEGVGDVMVFGAGEFAMRLWLDPDLLRARNLSANEVVDAVREQNIQVAAGRVGAAPSPAGTAYEYVLSTQGWLATVEEFENIVVRTEGDGGSIRLRDVARVELGSDTYNFKSRLNGEESCTMAIYQIPGSNLIDVAAGVREKLAELEKAFPEDVANKVVYDSTAVINASIKEVVITLFATLVLVVLTVYIFLQSLRATLVPLVTIPVSLIGSFTVLLALGFSLNILTLFGLVLVIGIVVDDAIIVVENATVHLEKGLPAKEAAIEAMKEVSGPVVATTLVLLSVFVPTVILSGITGTMFKQFAITISVATVFSSINALTLSPALCGILLKKSEGEPRGIFKWFNKTVESCNSFYRVLVRGVIKVALLGVIAYVGVTYLAVKGLGGLPTGFVPQEDEGYCMVGVQLPDGATLERTSDVMKQVDQVAKSIPEIVDCLTITGYSVVDGAASANTGFAVITFKSWDERGAPEQHQTALLAKLQKGLMGIQEGGAYAFPMPSLPGVGVSGGFTYMLQDKQGAGAEQLQAVATEMIAGANQDARLNSVRTTYRASVPQIFVNIDREQVKRTGTSMTAVNETMQTYLGSTYVNDFSLFGRVFKVTAQADAPFRAEPSDINSLQVRGADGKMIPLGAVAELEEILGPQTVVRFNMMPSVKIMGNPAPGVSSGAAMNTMEQLSEQVLPQSMGYSWSELSFQEKLAAGSGLGMVFGFAILMAYLVLAAQYESWTLPVSVCLSVPLALLGAVAAVMIRDMENNVYTQIGIILLIALSTKTAILITEFAKVKRDEGMSLKDSATEAVKLRFRAVMMTALSFILGVLPLLIASGAGAESRKVLGTAVFGGMLAATLLSMIAVPLLYYVIQGMVEKVTGKAEKEIPTDES, encoded by the coding sequence GGCTGCGACGATTGAGAAGGAAGTCAACGGGGTGGAGGGGATGCTCTATATGAGCTCCGTGAGTGCGAATGATGGTTCGATGAACCTGACGGTAACCTTTGAACCGGGCACGGATCTGGATATTGCCAACGTCTTGGTGCAAAACCGGGTGACCAAGGCCGAGCCACGTTTGCCTAACGAGGTGCAGCGTACTGGGGTGACCGTGAGAAAACGCTCCACCGATACGGTGATGTTCATTGGTTTGACTTCGCCAAATGGGACATATGATGCGGCTTTCCTTTCAAACTATGCCAACCTGAACGTACGTGATGAATTGCTCCGGGTGGAGGGTGTGGGGGATGTGATGGTCTTTGGTGCTGGCGAGTTTGCCATGCGCCTTTGGTTAGACCCTGATCTGCTAAGGGCGAGAAATCTCTCAGCGAATGAAGTGGTGGATGCCGTGCGTGAGCAAAATATCCAGGTGGCTGCTGGTAGAGTGGGGGCGGCTCCCAGTCCGGCGGGGACAGCCTACGAGTACGTGCTGAGTACTCAGGGGTGGCTGGCGACAGTGGAAGAGTTTGAAAATATTGTCGTCCGCACGGAGGGCGATGGTGGCTCAATCCGCCTTCGTGATGTGGCGAGAGTGGAGCTGGGTTCAGATACTTATAATTTTAAATCACGCCTGAATGGTGAGGAGTCATGTACTATGGCGATTTATCAGATCCCGGGGTCCAATCTGATCGATGTGGCCGCAGGGGTACGTGAGAAACTGGCTGAGCTGGAGAAAGCCTTCCCCGAGGATGTGGCGAACAAGGTCGTGTACGATTCCACTGCCGTGATCAATGCTTCGATCAAAGAGGTGGTGATCACGCTTTTTGCCACGCTCGTGCTGGTGGTGCTGACGGTCTATATATTCTTGCAGAGTCTTAGGGCGACACTGGTACCCTTGGTGACGATTCCGGTTTCCTTGATTGGTTCTTTCACCGTGTTGCTGGCACTGGGCTTCTCCTTAAATATTCTCACCCTGTTTGGTTTAGTTCTCGTGATTGGTATTGTGGTGGATGACGCGATCATTGTGGTAGAGAACGCGACGGTTCACCTGGAGAAAGGTCTGCCAGCCAAAGAGGCGGCGATCGAGGCCATGAAGGAGGTCTCCGGCCCCGTGGTGGCGACGACTTTGGTGCTGTTGTCGGTCTTCGTGCCTACGGTGATTCTTTCTGGGATTACGGGAACCATGTTTAAGCAGTTCGCTATCACGATTTCGGTGGCGACTGTATTCAGCTCTATCAATGCGCTTACACTGAGTCCTGCACTCTGTGGTATCTTGCTCAAGAAAAGCGAGGGTGAGCCTCGGGGTATTTTCAAGTGGTTCAACAAGACGGTGGAGAGCTGTAACAGCTTCTATCGAGTACTCGTGAGAGGTGTGATCAAAGTGGCTTTGTTGGGCGTGATTGCTTATGTGGGGGTGACTTATCTTGCGGTGAAAGGTTTGGGGGGATTGCCCACAGGATTCGTGCCGCAGGAGGATGAAGGGTATTGCATGGTCGGGGTACAGCTTCCGGATGGTGCCACACTGGAGCGGACCTCTGATGTGATGAAGCAGGTGGACCAAGTGGCCAAAAGCATTCCCGAGATTGTGGATTGTCTCACGATCACAGGTTATTCTGTGGTGGATGGTGCAGCCTCCGCGAATACAGGCTTTGCCGTGATTACCTTTAAATCATGGGATGAAAGGGGGGCTCCGGAGCAGCACCAGACCGCGCTGTTAGCAAAGCTGCAGAAAGGACTCATGGGGATTCAAGAGGGGGGAGCTTATGCCTTCCCGATGCCCTCACTCCCCGGAGTTGGGGTGTCCGGCGGCTTTACCTACATGCTGCAAGATAAGCAGGGTGCTGGGGCGGAGCAGCTCCAAGCCGTGGCGACTGAGATGATCGCTGGCGCCAATCAAGATGCCCGCCTGAACTCGGTGCGTACGACTTACCGGGCCAGTGTGCCACAGATCTTTGTGAATATTGACCGCGAGCAGGTTAAAAGGACGGGAACCTCCATGACTGCAGTGAATGAGACCATGCAGACCTATTTAGGGTCCACGTATGTGAATGACTTTTCCTTATTTGGGCGTGTCTTCAAGGTGACGGCTCAGGCGGATGCACCATTCCGGGCAGAGCCATCGGATATCAATTCTCTGCAGGTGCGAGGAGCGGACGGGAAGATGATTCCTCTGGGGGCCGTGGCCGAGCTGGAGGAAATTCTGGGGCCTCAGACGGTGGTGCGCTTTAACATGATGCCTTCGGTCAAAATCATGGGGAACCCCGCCCCGGGAGTGAGCTCAGGTGCAGCTATGAATACGATGGAGCAGCTGTCTGAGCAGGTTCTTCCCCAGAGCATGGGCTATTCATGGTCCGAGCTTTCCTTCCAGGAGAAGCTGGCAGCGGGGAGTGGACTGGGGATGGTCTTTGGCTTTGCGATCCTAATGGCCTATCTGGTTTTGGCTGCTCAGTATGAAAGCTGGACCTTGCCTGTATCTGTTTGTCTCTCGGTGCCGCTTGCTCTCTTGGGTGCGGTGGCTGCTGTGATGATACGAGATATGGAGAACAACGTGTATACCCAGATCGGTATCATTCTCCTGATCGCCTTATCGACCAAGACGGCCATCTTGATCACCGAATTTGCCAAGGTGAAGCGGGATGAAGGTATGAGTCTTAAAGATTCGGCGACCGAGGCGGTGAAGCTCCGTTTCCGTGCGGTAATGATGACTGCGCTCTCGTTCATCCTAGGTGTTCTGCCCCTACTGATCGCGTCTGGGGCTGGAGCGGAATCCCGCAAGGTGCTTGGTACGGCGGTCTTTGGTGGCATGCTGGCGGCCACCTTGCTCAGTATGATTGCTGTGCCACTCCTCTACTACGTGATTCAGGGAATGGTCGAGAAAGTGACGGGCAAGGCTGAGAAGGAAATTCCAACTGACGAGTCATGA
- a CDS encoding YicC/YloC family endoribonuclease: MKSMTGFGRASHATDSIVASVEASSVNRKQGEVVVQLPRSYAELEPEIRKHVLESVSRGRVNISISIDRTENSPSPIQIDTARAKALSDAFKTLSHDIGHPLEITSSDILRVPDIIRFDEDNLSLDLIREALFPALQEAVEKLVEMRTREGDDLKKDTLTRIETLEQEVAAITERAPSVVKRYRDNLHMRLRESGLEIDLADDRVLKEIGIFAERCDITEEITRLHSHFAKFREYLDTNAPVGRSLDFLCQEINREFNTIGSKANDAQLAQHVVKSKTELEKVREQIQNVE; the protein is encoded by the coding sequence ATGAAATCCATGACAGGTTTCGGCCGTGCCTCGCACGCCACTGACAGCATTGTAGCTAGCGTCGAGGCCAGCTCTGTGAACCGCAAGCAGGGAGAGGTCGTCGTCCAACTCCCGCGCTCCTATGCGGAACTTGAGCCGGAAATCCGTAAACATGTCTTGGAATCAGTCTCTCGTGGGCGGGTCAATATCAGTATTTCCATCGATCGTACGGAGAACTCACCCTCGCCGATTCAGATCGATACCGCCCGTGCCAAGGCCCTATCAGATGCCTTCAAGACCCTCAGCCACGACATTGGCCACCCTCTGGAAATCACCTCTTCTGATATTCTCCGAGTGCCTGACATCATCCGATTCGATGAGGACAATCTCTCGCTGGATCTGATCCGTGAAGCCCTCTTCCCAGCCCTGCAAGAGGCTGTGGAGAAATTGGTCGAGATGCGTACACGTGAAGGTGATGACCTTAAGAAAGATACGCTGACTCGTATCGAAACCCTCGAGCAGGAGGTAGCAGCCATCACCGAGCGTGCCCCAAGCGTCGTCAAACGCTACCGGGACAATCTTCACATGCGCCTTCGCGAAAGTGGCCTGGAGATCGATCTGGCTGATGACCGCGTGCTCAAGGAGATCGGCATCTTTGCCGAGCGCTGTGATATCACGGAGGAAATCACTCGCCTCCATTCCCACTTTGCCAAATTCCGCGAGTATCTGGATACGAATGCCCCTGTCGGGCGCTCACTTGACTTCCTTTGTCAGGAAATCAACCGTGAGTTCAACACGATCGGCTCCAAGGCTAACGACGCCCAACTCGCCCAGCACGTGGTCAAGTCCAAGACCGAGCTGGAAAAAGTCCGCGAGCAAATCCAGAACGTCGAGTAA
- a CDS encoding HAD family hydrolase — MLTKAKAVLFDFDGVILDSEWPIYQTWLDLFKSEGHDLPIPTYVQCIGSDFDTWSPEKHLEDLTGKSYDWHTINPARQVEILAALENPVALPGVNELFQLLSDKGIPVAVVSSSSHDWVDSWLEQLDLIKFTQTIVCKGDAPRIKPAPDLYLEAARRLELDPADCLVIEDSLNGVKAAIAAGCQTIAVPSRLTSCLDFSLATHTIPSLTHLVETEIPSE, encoded by the coding sequence ATGCTCACTAAAGCAAAAGCAGTCCTTTTCGATTTCGATGGAGTCATCCTCGACTCCGAATGGCCGATCTACCAGACTTGGCTGGATCTCTTCAAATCCGAGGGCCACGACCTGCCCATCCCGACCTATGTTCAATGCATTGGCTCGGACTTCGATACTTGGTCTCCTGAGAAGCACCTCGAGGATCTGACCGGCAAGTCTTATGACTGGCACACAATCAACCCGGCTCGTCAGGTTGAAATCCTGGCTGCCTTGGAAAATCCAGTCGCACTCCCGGGCGTCAACGAACTGTTCCAACTGCTCAGCGACAAAGGCATTCCTGTCGCTGTCGTTTCCTCTTCCTCTCATGACTGGGTCGACAGCTGGCTGGAGCAACTGGACCTGATCAAGTTTACCCAAACGATCGTCTGCAAAGGGGATGCCCCACGCATCAAACCGGCCCCTGACCTTTATCTGGAAGCAGCCCGCAGACTGGAGCTAGATCCGGCCGATTGCCTGGTCATCGAGGATTCCCTGAATGGAGTCAAAGCCGCTATCGCCGCAGGCTGCCAGACCATCGCCGTCCCCTCCAGACTGACCTCATGCCTGGATTTCTCCCTCGCGACTCATACCATACCTTCTCTTACACATCTTGTTGAAACGGAGATCCCCTCAGAGTAG
- a CDS encoding low molecular weight protein tyrosine phosphatase family protein, with product MLNEETEKWRVLFVCGRNQWRSPTGEKLYENDQRMLVRSAGLRASSRRKLAAADIEWADVIFVMEAEQMKRIREGYRDLLGGIQLVNLEIPDEYQYMDPELIELLRAGVESWWEE from the coding sequence ATGCTCAACGAGGAAACCGAGAAGTGGCGGGTGCTCTTTGTCTGTGGACGTAATCAATGGCGTAGTCCCACAGGTGAAAAGCTGTACGAAAATGATCAGAGGATGTTAGTGAGATCAGCTGGCTTAAGAGCTTCTAGCAGGCGTAAGCTGGCAGCGGCTGACATAGAATGGGCTGATGTGATCTTTGTCATGGAGGCTGAGCAGATGAAGCGGATTCGAGAGGGCTATCGCGACTTACTTGGTGGAATCCAATTGGTGAATCTGGAAATTCCAGATGAATACCAGTACATGGATCCAGAATTAATCGAGTTACTGAGAGCTGGAGTCGAGTCCTGGTGGGAGGAATAA